Proteins encoded by one window of Oncorhynchus gorbuscha isolate QuinsamMale2020 ecotype Even-year unplaced genomic scaffold, OgorEven_v1.0 Un_scaffold_99:::fragment_4:::debris, whole genome shotgun sequence:
- the LOC124019459 gene encoding extracellular calcium-sensing receptor-like: MKLFPAPALDPSLAGSLVLLHLAVVAGGLALLSSASVSASGLESVRCRLQATPRPPAFSQDGDFVIGGVFSIHNYMHTVEHSYTRLPEPLQCTGSLDSRELRFSRTMVFAVDEINNSSDLLPGVTLGYQVHDSCTTVPMAVKVAFQLANGLDPMFDTGEQCSGSPTVTAIVGESGSTPTISMLRIIGPFGIPQVSHFSTCACLSDKKQYPTFFRTIPSDQFQAAALAHLIRHFGWTWIGAVRSDSDYGNNGMAAFLQAAQEEGICVEYSEAFSRTNPLSRVQRVADVIRSSTAQVVVAFVSSWDMKILLREMERLPSPPRQWIGSESWVTDPDMLHFGLCAGAIGIGIQRSVIPGLRDFLLDLSPQKVSKSPTLTEFWEGAFGCVGVEEKVCDGSEDIQQLQTPYTDTSQLRVTNMVYKAVYAIAHAIHSIVCEERENSTVNCDKNLNVKPTQVLERLRRVNFSRNGYQVSFDANGDPVATYELVNWQRRESGKMELVTVGLYDASLPPDQRLDIEREITWVKNSTQVPVSVCSESCPPGTRKAVQKGKPVCCYDCIQCAEGEISNNTDSSDCLICPEEYWPNAERDLCILKPVEFLSFHEVLGIILTACSVGGACLAIATATVFYRHRTSAIVRANNSELSFLLLFSLALCFLCSLTFIGQPSEWSCMLRHTAFGITFVLCISCVLGKTIVVLMAFRATLPASNVMKWFGPPQQRLTVVSFTFVQALICTLWLVLSPPFPIKNLTTYKEKIILECDVGSAIGFWAVLGYIGLLALLCFVLAFLARKLPDNFNEAKFITFSMLIFCAVWITFIPAYVSSPGKLTVAVEIFAIITSSFGLFFLLFVPKCFIILFRPEKNTKKHLRDKTSYDIRY; the protein is encoded by the exons ATGAAGCTCTTTCCGGCTCCTGCTCTGGATCCAAGTCTGGCTGGTAGTCTGGTTCTACTACATCTAGCGGTGGTGGCTGGTGGGCTTGCCTTGCTCTcatctgcctctgtctctgcctctgggCTGGAGTCTGTCAGATGCAGGCTCCAAGCCACCCCTCGTCCTCCTGCGTTCTCCCAGGATGGGGACTTTGTCATCGGGGGTGTTTTCTCAATCCACAACTACATGCACACTGTGGAACACAGCTACACCAGACTGCCTGAGCCCCTGCAGTGCACAGGGAG TTTGGATTCCCGTGAGTTGCGCTTCTCGCGTACCATGGTCTTTGCAGTTGACGAGATAAACAACAGTTCGGACCTTCTACCGGGTGTCACACTCGGTTATCAAGTGCACGACTCCTGCACCACGGTCCCCATGGCCGTAAAAGTGGCCTTCCAGCTGGCTAACGGCCTGGACCCAATGTTTGATACCGGAGAACAGTGCTCGGGGTCGCCTACAGTGACAGCTATCGTGGGCGAGTCTGGCTCCACGCCAACCATCAGCATGTTGCGCATCATCGGCCCTTTCGGCATTCCTCAG GTGAGCCACTTTTCCACCTGTGCTTGTCTGAGTGATAAGAAACAGTATCCAACCTTCTTCAGAACCATCCCCAGTGATCAGTTCCAGGCTGCCGCTCTGGCCCACCTCATCAGGCACTTCGGCTGGACCTGGATTGGGGCGGTTCGTTCCGACTCTGACTACGGTAATAATGGGATGGCTGCTTTCCTACAGGCAGCACAAGAGGAGGGCATCTGTGTAGAGTATTCTGAAGCCTTCTCCCGTACCAACCCACTCAGCAGAGTGCAACGGGTGGCCGACGTGATCCGCAG CTCCACAGCCCAGGTGGTGGTTGCATTCGTATCCTCTTGGGACATGAAAATCCTGCTGAGGGAAATGGAACGCCTGCCCTCTCCACCCCGACAGTGGATCGGGAGTGAGTCCTGGGTCACTGACCCAGATATGCTGCACTTCGGACTGTGTGCCGGGGCCATCGGCATTGGCATCCAACGCTCTGTCATCCCCGGCCTCAGGGACTTCCTCCTGGACCTCTCCCCACAGAAGGTGTCCAAGTCTCCCACGCTCACTGAGTTCTGGGAGGGAGCCTTTGGCT GTGTTGGGGTTGAAGAGAAGGTGTGTGATGGCAGTGAGGATATACAGCAGCTACAGACCCCCTACACAGATACATCCCAGCTGCGTGTCACTAACATGGTGTATAAAGCTGTTTATGCCATAGCACACGCCATCCACAGCATTGTTTGTGAAGAGAGAGAAAACTCCACTGTGAACTGTGACAAAAACCTTAATGTGAAGCCAACACAG GTCCTGGAGAGATTGAGGAGGGTGAACTTCTCTCGTAACGGGTACCAGGTGTCTTTCGATGCCAACGGGGACCCAGTGGCCACCTATGAGCTGGTCAACTGGCAGAGACGGGAGAGTGGGAAGATGGAGTTGGTGACAGTGGGGCTCTATGATGCATCCCTGCCTCCTGACCAGAGGCTTGACATCGAGAGGGAAATCACCTGGGTAAAGAACAGTACCCAAGTACCTGTGTCAGTGTGCAGTGAGAGCTGTCCCCCAGGCACTCGTAAGGCTGTACAGAAAGGAAAGCCTGTATGCTGTTATGACTGTATCCAATGTGCAGAGGGAGAGATCAGTAATAACACAG ATTCTTCAGACTGTCTGATCTGTCCAGAAGAGTACTGGCCCAACGCTGAGAGAGACCTCTGTATCCTTAAGCCTGTTGAGTTCCTGTCCTTCCACGAGGTCCTTGGAATCATCCTGACCGCCTGCTCTGTGGGCGGGGCTTGTCTGGCCATCGCCACGGCAACTGTCTTCTACCGCCATCGAACTTCGGCCATCGTAAGGGCCAACAACTCTGAGCTGAGCTTCCTGCTTCTCTTCTCCTTGGCTCTGTGTTTTCTGTGTTCTCTCACTTTCATTGGCCAGCCCTCTGAATGGTCCTGTATGCTGCGTCACACAGCGTTTGGGATCACCTTCGTCCTCTGCATCTCTTGTGTTCTGGGGAAAACAATAGTGGTGTTGATGGCCTTCAGGGCTACGCTTCCAGCCAGTAATGTCATGAAATGGTTTGgtcctccacagcagagattgacAGTAGTGTCCTTCACGTTTGTCCAGGCTTTGATATGCACTCTGTGGTTGGTCCtgtcccctcccttccccatTAAAAACCTCACTACCTACAAGGAAAAGATCATTCTAGAGTGTGATGTTGGTTCAGCTATTGGTTTCTGGGCTGTGTTGGGCTATATAGGACTCCTGGCTCTCTTGTGCTTTGTGCTGGCGTTTCTGGCTCGGAAGCTGCCTGATAACTTCAATGAGGCCAAATTCATCACCTTCAGCATGCTCATATTCTGTGCAGTCTGGATCACCTTCATCCCAGCTTATGTCAGCTCTCCTGGGAAgttgactgtagctgtggagatcTTTGCCATCATCACCTCTAGCTTTGGGTTGTTCTTTCTATTATTTGTTCCTAAATGCTTTATTATTCTGTTCAGGCCGGAGAAGAACACCAAGAAACACCTTCGGGATAAGACATCCTATGATATACGTTATTAA